A single genomic interval of Hafnia alvei harbors:
- a CDS encoding CDP-diacylglycerol diphosphatase: protein MLMRSALLNNYRMIFGTALLMWVFLLTGCVKSDALWGVVDKVCRVNYQQKHDPAPCAQIYTPAHDRRSAFTVIQNPRFHFHFILVPNDRIIGIESPVLLENDAPDYFGYAWTMRYRLAYEYGRPVPDDMLGLALNSAYGRSQNQLHIHLTCLREDVRRQLKAERPYIGREWALLPDLLLRHPFYAKRIEQPALIGVDPIKSLADQFHLTPEQLAYYGVAVVPTTFETQPGFILLATRVGMGERNRASVESLLDKRCELLQTIPAQ, encoded by the coding sequence ATGCTGATGAGAAGCGCGCTGCTAAATAATTATCGGATGATTTTTGGCACTGCGCTTCTGATGTGGGTGTTTTTGCTAACCGGCTGTGTCAAGTCTGACGCGCTGTGGGGTGTGGTAGATAAAGTTTGTCGTGTTAACTATCAGCAAAAGCACGATCCCGCGCCCTGCGCCCAGATCTATACGCCGGCTCACGATCGGCGATCTGCGTTTACCGTGATTCAAAACCCGCGCTTTCACTTTCATTTCATTTTGGTCCCCAATGATCGGATTATCGGTATTGAGAGCCCTGTACTGCTAGAAAATGACGCACCGGATTATTTCGGTTACGCATGGACGATGCGCTATCGGCTGGCGTATGAATATGGCAGACCGGTTCCCGACGATATGCTGGGGCTGGCGTTAAATTCAGCCTATGGGCGCAGCCAGAATCAACTCCATATTCATCTCACCTGCTTACGTGAAGACGTTCGCCGCCAGTTAAAAGCCGAGCGCCCTTATATTGGTCGCGAATGGGCTTTGCTGCCTGATTTGCTGTTGCGTCATCCGTTTTATGCCAAGCGCATTGAGCAGCCGGCGCTCATCGGCGTGGATCCAATCAAATCGCTCGCCGATCAGTTTCATCTTACGCCTGAACAGCTGGCCTATTATGGCGTGGCGGTGGTGCCAACGACGTTTGAAACTCAGCCAGGCTTTATTTTATTGGCGACACGGGTGGGAATGGGAGAGAGGAATAGGGCATCGGTGGAGTCATTGTTAGATAAGCGCTGTGAGCTGCTGCAAACAATCCCGGCTCAGTGA
- a CDS encoding 3-phenylpropionate MFS transporter, with translation MLPSAGWLGLSYFTYFFSFGIFLPFWSLWLQGEGISPESIGILLGAGMIARFLGSLFIAPAVKKTSQLITALRLIALLALICSIAFSFGTAWAWLLVVMAGFSLFYGPLIPLTDALAATWQRQVGLDYGKVRLWGSMAFVIGSAVTGEVVNAFGHKAIMYCLWAGLAAMLVGMLLRPRHMPQDAPKDSAVQDITPWKILLKEAPVWRFLLCAALLQGAHAGYYGFSTIYWQEAGYSASVVGYLWSLGVVAEVIVFALSKRLFRRMSVSQLLLLSCFCAVIRWILMGSTTALPWLILIQILHAGSFTVCHLAAMRFISARQGGDVIRLQAIYSALGMGGSVAIMTMLSGFLFEHYQGGMFYAMALVVLPVIFFRPKVTSH, from the coding sequence ATGTTGCCGTCTGCAGGTTGGTTAGGACTCAGTTATTTCACCTATTTTTTCTCTTTTGGCATATTTCTGCCGTTTTGGAGTTTGTGGCTGCAAGGTGAGGGAATTTCTCCCGAGTCAATTGGCATATTGCTTGGCGCAGGGATGATAGCCCGTTTCCTTGGTAGTTTATTCATTGCTCCCGCCGTTAAAAAAACCTCTCAACTGATTACCGCTCTCCGTCTTATTGCTCTCCTCGCCCTGATCTGTTCTATCGCATTTTCCTTTGGTACCGCATGGGCGTGGCTGCTGGTGGTGATGGCCGGATTTAGTCTCTTCTATGGGCCGTTAATTCCTCTGACCGATGCGCTGGCCGCGACGTGGCAACGTCAGGTGGGGCTGGACTACGGCAAAGTACGTCTGTGGGGATCAATGGCCTTTGTCATTGGCTCAGCGGTAACGGGAGAAGTGGTTAATGCCTTTGGGCATAAGGCCATTATGTATTGCCTGTGGGCGGGTCTGGCGGCCATGCTGGTGGGAATGCTTCTACGACCGCGCCATATGCCACAGGATGCACCAAAAGATAGTGCGGTGCAGGACATCACGCCGTGGAAAATTTTATTAAAAGAAGCGCCGGTATGGCGTTTTTTATTGTGTGCCGCTTTACTTCAAGGCGCTCATGCAGGCTATTACGGATTTAGCACTATCTACTGGCAGGAGGCGGGCTATTCCGCGTCGGTGGTTGGCTATCTGTGGTCGCTGGGCGTTGTTGCTGAGGTTATCGTTTTTGCATTAAGCAAGCGCTTATTCCGCCGTATGTCGGTTTCCCAGTTGCTGTTACTGTCGTGTTTTTGTGCGGTGATCCGTTGGATTTTAATGGGGTCAACAACGGCGCTGCCGTGGCTGATTTTGATTCAAATTCTGCATGCGGGCTCTTTCACCGTATGTCATTTGGCGGCAATGCGCTTTATTTCGGCACGGCAGGGCGGCGATGTTATCCGTCTACAGGCGATTTATTCGGCGCTAGGCATGGGCGGAAGCGTGGCGATCATGACCATGCTGTCAGGCTTCCTGTTTGAGCACTATCAAGGCGGCATGTTCTATGCGATGGCGCTGGTGGTATTGCCGGTGATTTTCTTCAGACCGAAAGTGACAAGCCATTAG
- the hutG gene encoding formimidoylglutamase — MSHWQPTADDVWQGRNDLAESPEALRLFQTIGQHNEPRPIVLLGFACDEGVKRNHGRTGAAAAPDALRKMLANLAAHAGHYRVTDGGTLRVGDTPLEEVQAQFSQKVAQYHQQGVRTLVFGGGHETAFAHGLGLYQAHPNKTVGIINFDAHLDLRRNDVATSGTPFRQLAHYCEQSQRPFHYLCVGASLAANTQALVTEAKRLNVEIVWDTDALTRSLDDLHRQIGAFMDKCEIVYLTIDLDVLPAWQMPGVSAPAAVGLPIERLLRLVGAICESPSLWGADLVEYNPSLDIQQFGARTAARIAWQILHQWNIGDCP, encoded by the coding sequence ATGAGCCACTGGCAACCCACCGCTGATGATGTTTGGCAAGGGCGTAACGATCTGGCGGAGTCTCCTGAAGCATTACGCTTATTTCAAACCATTGGGCAGCACAATGAGCCCCGCCCTATCGTGTTGCTCGGTTTTGCCTGTGATGAAGGCGTTAAACGCAATCATGGCCGCACCGGTGCCGCCGCTGCCCCCGATGCGCTGCGTAAAATGCTGGCTAATCTTGCTGCGCATGCTGGACATTACCGCGTCACCGACGGCGGCACTTTGCGCGTTGGCGATACCCCGCTAGAAGAAGTGCAGGCTCAGTTTAGCCAAAAAGTCGCGCAATACCATCAGCAAGGGGTGAGAACCTTGGTCTTCGGCGGCGGTCATGAAACCGCCTTCGCTCACGGTTTAGGGCTGTATCAGGCACATCCCAACAAAACCGTCGGCATAATTAATTTTGATGCGCATCTGGATCTACGCCGCAACGACGTGGCGACGTCAGGCACGCCGTTTCGCCAGCTCGCCCATTACTGCGAGCAGAGCCAGCGACCGTTTCATTATCTCTGCGTCGGCGCTAGCCTCGCGGCAAACACGCAGGCATTGGTCACCGAGGCCAAGCGTTTGAACGTTGAGATCGTATGGGATACCGACGCGCTCACGCGATCGCTTGACGATCTGCATCGCCAGATTGGCGCATTTATGGATAAGTGTGAGATCGTCTATCTAACGATCGATCTGGATGTACTTCCTGCGTGGCAAATGCCCGGCGTCTCAGCGCCCGCCGCCGTGGGATTACCAATCGAACGACTTTTGCGGCTGGTAGGTGCGATATGTGAAAGTCCGTCATTGTGGGGAGCGGATCTGGTGGAATACAATCCCTCTTTGGATATTCAGCAATTCGGTGCCCGCACCGCGGCACGCATTGCATGGCAAATTCTACATCAATGGAACATCGGCGATTGCCCATAA
- a CDS encoding YqjD family protein, with protein MFRKTDKVERTIEEEVSLLADALEGVLQEGADKTQDEIASLRRSAQDTLREVKAHISGDTPCPVTERVKNACCDVNGYVRNKPWHSVGIGATAGLILGLLLSKR; from the coding sequence ATGTTTAGAAAAACCGATAAAGTTGAACGAACCATCGAAGAAGAGGTTTCATTGTTGGCGGATGCGCTGGAAGGGGTGCTGCAGGAGGGGGCAGATAAAACTCAGGATGAAATCGCTTCGCTGCGTCGTAGCGCACAAGATACGCTGCGTGAGGTGAAAGCGCACATCAGCGGTGATACCCCGTGTCCAGTGACGGAACGAGTAAAAAATGCCTGCTGCGATGTGAATGGCTATGTGCGCAATAAACCGTGGCACAGCGTGGGAATTGGGGCAACGGCGGGGTTGATTCTGGGGCTCTTGCTTTCAAAACGCTAA
- the cysI gene encoding assimilatory sulfite reductase (NADPH) hemoprotein subunit, translating to MQDNYAFSSKHPGPLVVDAPLADAERLKRESNFLRGTIAEDLNDGLTGGFNGDNFLLIRFHGMYQQDDRDLRAERAEQKLEPRHAMMLRCRLPGGVMTPQQWLGIDKFADESTLYGSIRITNRQTFQFHGILKQNVKPVHQLLNRLGLDALATANDVNRNVLCTSNPVESALHQEAYEWAKKLSEHLLPRTRAYAEVWLDQEKVETTDEEPILGATYLPRKFKTTVVIPPQNDVDLHANDLNFVAIAENGKLIGFNVLVGGGLSIAHGDKATYARTASELGFIPVEHTLAVAEGVVTTQRDWGNRTNRKNAKTKYTLERVGVENFKAEVEKRAGVTFEPVRPYEFTGRGDRIGWVKGIDNKWHLTLFIENGRILDYPNRLLKTGMAEIAKIHQGDFRLTANQNLIVAGVAETDKARIEQIAREHGLIDDGVSEQRKNSMACVSYPTCPLAMAEAERFLPQFVTQVEEIMQSHGVGDEHIVLRVTGCPNGCGRALLAEIGLVGKAMGRYNLHLGGNRAGTRIPRMYRENITDAEILGVIDELVARWAKEREANEGFGDFTIRAGIVRPVLDPARDFYD from the coding sequence ATGCAAGATAATTACGCCTTTAGCAGCAAACACCCGGGGCCATTAGTGGTTGATGCACCGTTGGCCGACGCTGAGCGCCTGAAGCGCGAGAGCAATTTTCTGCGCGGCACCATTGCCGAAGATTTAAACGATGGTTTGACCGGTGGTTTTAACGGCGACAACTTTCTGCTGATCCGTTTTCACGGTATGTACCAGCAGGACGACCGCGATCTTCGCGCCGAGCGCGCCGAGCAAAAGTTAGAGCCGCGTCATGCCATGATGCTGCGCTGCCGTTTACCGGGCGGCGTGATGACGCCACAGCAATGGCTGGGTATCGACAAGTTTGCCGATGAAAGCACGCTGTACGGCAGCATTCGTATTACCAACCGCCAAACGTTCCAGTTTCACGGCATCTTGAAGCAAAACGTCAAGCCGGTGCATCAGTTGCTTAATCGTTTGGGTTTGGATGCGTTGGCGACCGCCAATGACGTTAACCGTAACGTGCTGTGCACGTCGAATCCCGTGGAGTCGGCGCTGCATCAAGAGGCCTATGAATGGGCGAAAAAACTGTCTGAACACCTGCTGCCGCGTACTCGCGCCTATGCAGAAGTGTGGCTGGATCAGGAAAAAGTCGAAACCACCGATGAAGAGCCGATTCTCGGTGCCACCTATTTACCGCGTAAATTTAAAACTACGGTAGTGATCCCGCCACAGAACGATGTGGATCTGCATGCCAACGATCTCAACTTTGTGGCGATTGCTGAAAACGGCAAGCTGATCGGCTTCAACGTGCTGGTCGGCGGTGGACTGTCTATTGCTCATGGTGATAAAGCGACCTATGCCCGCACGGCCAGCGAGCTTGGCTTTATTCCCGTAGAACACACCTTGGCCGTGGCTGAAGGCGTGGTGACGACGCAGCGCGACTGGGGAAACCGCACCAATCGTAAGAATGCAAAAACCAAGTACACCTTGGAGCGCGTCGGCGTTGAAAACTTTAAAGCTGAAGTGGAAAAGCGTGCGGGAGTGACGTTCGAACCGGTACGTCCTTATGAGTTTACCGGACGCGGCGATCGCATTGGCTGGGTGAAAGGCATTGATAATAAATGGCATTTAACGCTGTTTATTGAAAATGGACGCATTCTGGACTATCCAAATCGGCTGTTGAAAACCGGCATGGCAGAGATCGCCAAGATTCATCAGGGGGATTTCCGTCTGACGGCGAACCAAAACCTGATCGTGGCGGGCGTGGCTGAAACAGACAAAGCACGCATCGAACAGATTGCGCGTGAACACGGCCTGATCGACGACGGCGTTAGCGAGCAGCGCAAAAACTCGATGGCCTGCGTGTCTTACCCAACCTGTCCGCTGGCGATGGCGGAAGCCGAGCGCTTCCTGCCACAGTTCGTGACTCAGGTTGAAGAAATCATGCAAAGCCACGGCGTTGGCGATGAACATATTGTTCTACGTGTCACTGGCTGTCCGAACGGCTGTGGGCGTGCGCTGTTGGCGGAAATTGGTCTGGTCGGAAAAGCGATGGGCCGTTACAACCTGCATTTAGGCGGGAATCGTGCCGGAACGCGGATCCCGAGAATGTATCGTGAA
- the cysJ gene encoding NADPH-dependent assimilatory sulfite reductase flavoprotein subunit, translating into MTTQAPPTSMLPLTPEQLAKLQSAIGEFSPHQLAWLSGYFWGMVNQQPGTVAVTPAPAAAASITVISASQTGNARRVAEQLRDDLTAAGLGVTLVNAGDYKFKQIAQEKLLLVVASTQGEGEPPEEAVALHKYLFSKKAPQMAGTAFAVFGLGDTSYENFCQTGKDFDARLAELGGERLFDRADADVDFKSAAEAWRKQIVDVLQQRVPQATAAQVQVSVAGSVAQIVSSPYSKESPLTASLAVKQKITGRNSDKDVRHIEIDLGESGLSYQPGDALGVWYHNDPDLVEEIIGLIWRTGDEMVTIDDQTMTLREALAERLELTQNTTVIVEKYAALSRDERLIELLADKHQLQQYAQTTPLPDMIRQAPADLDAEQLVALLRPLTPRLYSIASSQEEVGSEVHITVGVVRYEVDGRARTGGASGYLADRLEEDGELRVFIEHNDNFRLPANPQTPVIMIGPGTGIAPFRAFIQQREAEGAEGLNWLFFGNPHFTEDFLYQVEWQRFVKDGVLSRIDLAWSRDQKHKVYVQDKLREQGAEVWRWIEQGAHIYVCGDANRMAKDVEQALLELLAEHGGMDAEQADEFLSELRVERRYQRDVY; encoded by the coding sequence ATGACGACTCAGGCTCCTCCTACTTCCATGCTTCCACTCACGCCGGAGCAATTGGCAAAGCTCCAGTCGGCGATTGGTGAGTTTTCACCACACCAGCTGGCGTGGCTCTCCGGTTATTTCTGGGGAATGGTTAACCAACAGCCGGGCACGGTAGCCGTGACGCCAGCACCGGCTGCAGCGGCTTCAATTACCGTGATTTCTGCCTCGCAAACGGGCAATGCACGACGGGTGGCAGAGCAGCTGCGCGACGATCTGACCGCAGCCGGTCTGGGTGTGACGTTGGTTAACGCGGGTGACTATAAATTCAAACAGATCGCGCAGGAAAAGCTGCTGCTGGTTGTTGCTTCAACCCAAGGGGAAGGCGAACCGCCGGAAGAAGCCGTGGCGTTGCACAAATATTTGTTCTCCAAAAAAGCCCCTCAGATGGCCGGAACGGCGTTTGCGGTGTTTGGCCTCGGCGATACGTCTTATGAAAACTTTTGCCAGACCGGAAAAGATTTTGATGCCCGTTTAGCAGAACTGGGCGGTGAGCGGTTATTCGACCGCGCCGACGCCGATGTTGATTTCAAATCCGCGGCAGAGGCATGGCGTAAGCAGATCGTAGACGTTCTGCAACAGCGCGTGCCACAGGCAACGGCGGCGCAGGTTCAGGTTAGCGTGGCGGGAAGCGTGGCGCAGATAGTCAGCAGCCCATACAGCAAAGAATCCCCGCTCACGGCCTCTTTGGCGGTGAAGCAAAAAATTACCGGACGCAACTCTGATAAAGACGTGCGTCATATCGAAATCGATCTCGGCGAATCAGGTCTGAGCTACCAGCCGGGCGACGCGCTGGGCGTGTGGTATCACAACGATCCTGACTTGGTTGAGGAAATTATTGGCCTGATTTGGCGCACCGGCGATGAGATGGTCACCATCGACGATCAAACGATGACGCTGCGAGAGGCGCTGGCAGAGCGCTTGGAGCTAACGCAAAACACCACCGTTATCGTGGAAAAATACGCGGCACTTTCGCGCGATGAGCGTTTGATTGAGCTATTAGCCGATAAGCATCAGCTGCAACAATACGCACAAACCACGCCGTTGCCGGATATGATCCGCCAAGCACCAGCAGATTTAGACGCTGAGCAGTTAGTGGCGCTGTTACGCCCGTTAACGCCGCGTCTTTATTCCATCGCATCCTCCCAAGAAGAAGTGGGCAGCGAAGTGCATATTACCGTTGGCGTGGTGCGTTATGAGGTTGATGGCCGCGCCCGCACCGGCGGTGCTTCGGGCTACTTAGCCGATCGTCTGGAAGAAGATGGCGAGCTGCGCGTTTTCATTGAGCATAACGACAATTTCCGTCTGCCTGCGAATCCGCAAACGCCGGTCATTATGATTGGCCCTGGCACCGGCATTGCTCCGTTCCGTGCATTTATTCAACAACGTGAGGCCGAAGGGGCAGAAGGCCTTAACTGGCTTTTCTTTGGCAACCCTCACTTTACCGAAGATTTTCTCTATCAGGTGGAATGGCAGCGCTTCGTTAAAGACGGCGTTCTATCCCGTATCGATTTGGCTTGGTCACGCGATCAAAAACACAAAGTCTATGTACAGGACAAGCTGCGTGAGCAAGGGGCCGAGGTTTGGCGCTGGATCGAACAGGGCGCACATATTTACGTCTGCGGAGACGCCAACCGCATGGCGAAAGACGTTGAACAGGCGTTACTGGAGCTATTGGCTGAACACGGTGGAATGGATGCCGAACAGGCCGATGAATTTTTAAGTGAGCTGCGCGTTGAGCGCCGCTATCAGCGGGACGTTTACTAA
- the hutI gene encoding imidazolonepropionase encodes MNLLESDVIWRNGRLATMSAQYKTPYGVLDRHALVVRDKHIIAVIQEDELPAQHPQQIDLQDRLVTPGLIDCHTHLVFGGDRAYEWEQRLNGVSYTEISQKGGGINSTVHATRDASPDTLLSISQQRLQALMDEGVTTVEMKSGYGLDLINEEKQLRVAQQLARQNAIDVSPTLLSAHTTPPEYHGRSDHYIDLICEEILPQLWEKKLFESVDVFCESVGFSLAQSEKLFAAAKQLGIPVRGHMEQLSNLGGSELVARYHGLSTDHIEHLDEAGIQALAHSQTVAVLLPGAFYFLRETKRPPVDLLREYRVPMAVASDFNPGTSPFASLRLAMNMACVQFGLTPEEAWLGVTRHAAQALNRQHTHGQLAAGFQANFAVWEAEKPVEVIYELGRNPLYQRIYQGQATQKQSENEEMQ; translated from the coding sequence ATGAATTTATTGGAGTCCGACGTTATTTGGCGCAACGGACGCTTAGCTACCATGAGCGCGCAGTACAAAACGCCCTATGGTGTTCTCGATCGTCATGCACTGGTGGTGCGCGATAAACATATTATAGCGGTGATCCAAGAGGATGAACTTCCCGCTCAGCATCCCCAGCAGATCGATTTACAGGATCGGCTTGTTACTCCCGGTCTTATCGACTGTCACACCCATTTGGTGTTCGGTGGCGATCGCGCCTACGAGTGGGAACAGCGCCTGAACGGGGTGTCATACACCGAAATCAGCCAGAAAGGCGGCGGAATCAATTCAACCGTGCACGCCACGCGTGATGCCTCGCCGGATACGCTGCTCAGCATCAGCCAGCAGCGTTTACAGGCTTTAATGGACGAAGGTGTGACCACGGTGGAAATGAAATCCGGCTATGGTCTGGATCTCATCAATGAAGAAAAACAGCTGCGTGTTGCCCAGCAGCTGGCTCGACAAAACGCCATCGACGTTAGCCCTACGCTACTTTCGGCACACACCACTCCGCCGGAATATCATGGCCGTTCAGACCACTATATCGATCTGATTTGTGAGGAAATCCTGCCGCAGCTGTGGGAGAAAAAACTGTTTGAATCTGTTGATGTGTTCTGCGAAAGCGTGGGTTTTTCACTTGCGCAAAGCGAAAAGCTGTTCGCGGCAGCCAAACAGCTTGGAATTCCTGTGCGTGGGCATATGGAACAGCTTTCTAATCTGGGCGGCAGCGAGCTAGTGGCTCGCTATCACGGGCTGTCGACCGACCATATTGAGCATCTAGATGAAGCGGGTATTCAAGCCTTAGCACACAGCCAAACCGTGGCGGTTCTGCTGCCCGGTGCCTTTTATTTTTTACGCGAAACCAAACGCCCTCCGGTGGATTTGCTGCGCGAATATCGCGTCCCTATGGCGGTAGCCAGCGATTTCAATCCCGGCACCAGCCCCTTTGCGTCTCTGCGCCTCGCGATGAATATGGCCTGCGTGCAATTTGGCCTCACGCCGGAAGAGGCGTGGCTAGGCGTGACTCGACATGCGGCTCAGGCATTAAATCGCCAGCACACCCACGGACAGCTTGCCGCCGGTTTTCAGGCTAATTTCGCGGTATGGGAGGCAGAAAAACCGGTTGAAGTGATTTATGAGCTGGGGCGAAATCCACTGTATCAGCGGATTTATCAAGGCCAAGCGACACAAAAACAGAGCGAAAACGAGGAAATGCAATGA
- the alaC gene encoding alanine transaminase encodes MTDSRTPRRFTRIDRLPPYVFNITAELKMAARRRGEDIIDLSMGNPDGPTPPHIVEKMCTVAQREDTHGYSTSRGIPRLRRAISHWYQDRYQVDIDPDSEAIVTIGSKEGLAHLMLATLDHGDTVLVPNPSYPIHIYGAVIAGAQVRSVPLVSGIDFFNELERAIRESIPKPKMMILGFPSNPTAQCVELDFFERVIKLAKEHDILVVHDLAYADIVYDGWKAPSIMQIPGAKDVAVEFFTLSKSYNMAGWRIGFMVGNPELVNALARIKSYHDYGTFTPLQVAAIAALEGDQQCVRDIAEQYRQRRNVLVKGLHEAGWMVENPKASMYVWAKIPDAYAQLGSLEFAKKLLADAKVSVSPGIGFGDYGDTHVRFALIENQDRIRQAVRGIKSMFRKDGLIAGKS; translated from the coding sequence ATGACAGACTCACGCACTCCGCGTCGTTTTACTCGTATTGATCGTCTTCCCCCTTATGTATTTAACATTACCGCTGAGCTGAAAATGGCTGCGCGCCGGCGCGGCGAAGACATTATCGATCTCAGCATGGGGAACCCAGACGGCCCAACGCCGCCGCACATCGTTGAAAAAATGTGTACGGTTGCACAGCGTGAAGATACCCACGGCTACTCCACGTCACGCGGTATTCCACGTTTACGCCGCGCGATCTCGCACTGGTATCAAGATCGCTATCAGGTCGATATCGATCCCGATAGTGAAGCCATTGTTACTATCGGATCAAAAGAGGGGCTGGCGCATTTGATGCTGGCCACGCTCGATCATGGCGATACCGTTTTAGTACCGAATCCTAGCTACCCCATTCATATTTACGGCGCGGTCATTGCGGGTGCGCAGGTGCGGTCGGTGCCGCTGGTTTCAGGCATCGACTTTTTCAACGAACTAGAACGTGCCATTCGCGAAAGTATTCCCAAGCCTAAAATGATGATTCTGGGCTTTCCTTCAAACCCTACAGCCCAGTGCGTTGAATTAGATTTCTTTGAGCGCGTCATCAAGCTGGCCAAAGAGCACGATATTTTGGTGGTACACGATTTGGCCTATGCCGACATTGTGTATGACGGCTGGAAAGCCCCTTCGATTATGCAAATCCCCGGCGCCAAAGACGTTGCCGTCGAGTTTTTCACCCTGTCGAAAAGCTACAACATGGCTGGCTGGCGCATCGGTTTTATGGTCGGCAATCCTGAGCTGGTTAACGCACTGGCACGTATCAAGAGCTACCACGACTACGGTACTTTTACTCCTTTGCAGGTGGCGGCGATTGCCGCTCTCGAAGGCGATCAGCAATGCGTGCGAGATATTGCCGAGCAATACCGTCAACGTCGCAACGTGCTGGTCAAAGGCCTGCATGAGGCCGGTTGGATGGTAGAAAACCCTAAAGCATCGATGTATGTTTGGGCAAAAATCCCCGATGCCTATGCGCAACTTGGATCGCTAGAATTTGCCAAAAAGCTGTTGGCCGATGCCAAAGTCTCCGTTTCTCCGGGGATTGGTTTTGGTGACTACGGCGATACCCACGTTCGTTTTGCGCTGATCGAAAACCAAGATCGTATTCGTCAGGCAGTACGCGGGATTAAAAGCATGTTTCGAAAAGATGGGCTGATTGCGGGTAAGTCATAA
- the queE gene encoding 7-carboxy-7-deazaguanine synthase QueE, translating into MSYPINELFQTLQGEGFYTGVPAIFIRLQGCPVGCSWCDTKHTWEQLPEREIGMNEILIKTEESDAWGSASPEQLLDILRERGYTARHVVITGGEPCIHDLRPLTELLNQNGFSCQIETSGTHEIRCSEATWVTVSPKVNMKGGMKVLESSLVRADEVKHPVARERDIEDLDALLSVLHDDKKRIIALQPISQKESATKLCIETCIARNWRLSMQTHKYLNIA; encoded by the coding sequence ATGTCGTATCCGATAAACGAACTGTTCCAGACCCTGCAAGGGGAAGGTTTTTACACCGGTGTTCCGGCTATTTTTATTCGCCTGCAAGGGTGTCCGGTAGGGTGCAGCTGGTGTGATACCAAACATACGTGGGAACAGTTGCCCGAACGAGAAATCGGCATGAACGAAATCTTGATCAAAACTGAAGAGAGCGATGCGTGGGGCAGCGCCAGCCCTGAGCAATTGCTGGATATCCTGCGCGAGCGCGGATATACCGCTCGCCACGTGGTGATCACTGGCGGTGAACCCTGCATCCATGATTTGCGTCCGTTGACGGAATTGCTGAATCAAAATGGGTTTTCCTGCCAGATTGAAACCAGCGGCACCCATGAAATCCGCTGCTCTGAGGCAACCTGGGTGACCGTCTCTCCAAAGGTCAACATGAAAGGCGGAATGAAAGTATTGGAGTCTTCTTTGGTGCGCGCCGATGAGGTTAAACACCCCGTTGCACGTGAGCGCGATATTGAAGATTTAGACGCATTACTTTCCGTACTTCACGACGATAAGAAACGCATTATCGCGCTGCAGCCGATTAGCCAAAAAGAGAGCGCGACGAAGCTGTGTATTGAAACCTGTATTGCGCGCAACTGGCGCTTGTCGATGCAAACCCATAAGTATTTGAACATCGCCTAA
- the queD gene encoding 6-carboxytetrahydropterin synthase QueD has protein sequence MTTTLFKDFQFEAAHHLPHVPEGHKCGRLHGHSFLVRIEITGEVDAYTGWVMDFAELKAAFKPILDRLDHYYLNDIPGLENPTSEVLAQWIWQQLKPELPLLSAVLVKETCTAGCTYRG, from the coding sequence ATGACAACCACCCTGTTTAAAGATTTTCAGTTTGAGGCTGCGCACCATCTGCCACACGTTCCAGAAGGACATAAGTGTGGTCGTCTGCACGGTCATTCGTTTTTAGTACGCATTGAAATTACCGGCGAAGTGGATGCTTATACCGGCTGGGTGATGGATTTTGCCGAGCTGAAAGCGGCGTTCAAACCCATTCTGGATCGCCTCGACCACTATTATCTGAATGATATTCCTGGTCTTGAGAACCCAACCAGCGAAGTGTTAGCCCAGTGGATTTGGCAACAGCTGAAACCTGAGCTGCCATTGCTAAGCGCCGTATTAGTGAAAGAAACCTGCACCGCAGGCTGCACCTATCGCGGCTGA